One genomic segment of Rivularia sp. PCC 7116 includes these proteins:
- a CDS encoding COP23 domain-containing protein, translating into MNTKFFASLLSASAIALSSIAMFSSPSHGQRSTYSFFCGRSTDGVPTTFAATATGKKIAVIRWVRQWSPKYPPKARCRAVSSRFQNAYASGVLNYLTNTRVNRQDVICAARRYGGSCNQMLLTLRPGENVSQVIENLRQMGHTASGPLVQAPDGSPRTFVDMNRLLRQASAVK; encoded by the coding sequence ATGAACACTAAGTTCTTTGCTAGTCTTCTGTCCGCTAGTGCGATCGCTCTTAGTAGCATTGCCATGTTCAGTTCACCTAGTCACGGACAAAGGTCAACTTACAGTTTCTTTTGCGGTCGAAGCACGGATGGTGTACCAACAACATTCGCTGCAACTGCAACTGGGAAGAAAATTGCTGTGATTCGCTGGGTTAGACAATGGAGTCCGAAGTATCCGCCCAAAGCTCGCTGTCGAGCGGTATCTTCAAGATTTCAGAATGCTTACGCTTCAGGTGTCCTCAACTATCTGACTAATACGAGAGTAAATCGTCAAGATGTCATCTGTGCAGCTAGAAGATACGGAGGTAGCTGTAACCAAATGCTACTGACTCTTAGACCTGGTGAAAATGTCAGTCAAGTAATAGAAAACTTGAGGCAGATGGGACATACTGCTAGCGGTCCTCTGGTTCAAGCTCCTGATGGTTCTCCTCGTACTTTTGTTGATATGAATCGGTTGTTGCGCCAAGCATCAGCAGTGAAATAG
- a CDS encoding cytochrome P450, translating to MTIKEQVIKSQKRQIELSRMLAKVGYDSKIGQTLRLRFYYQDAFLLLRKFKSFLYTAKELFGDKFFGGDQAIIHTSHAEVKKLMQVEPQLRGNDLGIIRMLAPSYLLNNPLSLGMNGTQHTGARALFLQALTNPAEDIENLSNLVNQCLSEAAQKKELHIGKDLPRMMLKILHQVVFQISLSEEEVTASTGYNKKLFLATLPNFINKYTLGLLTAPSVKHRKQLTQRYKQSPLWSSYVETGAKYNLNEHQIANSLFDMIHIAGTLGTSALLGSTIGVLCLDEALRNNVISEVNTVWNEQETPNPDALKNSILINKVILETARLYPAVRFVSQLAQEGGEIEIGESKCPFQKGTRLIGSIFTANRDAARYENPDSFDSERDFSDILSWNGHGHERACPGRDLSIGLINIFVLYLFKKYKWDSITEVKWEFEKVTAVTPNELVLQGFAKR from the coding sequence ATGACTATAAAAGAACAAGTTATCAAATCACAAAAACGTCAAATTGAACTTTCCCGCATGTTAGCGAAAGTCGGCTATGACAGTAAAATTGGTCAAACTCTACGTTTACGATTTTATTATCAAGATGCTTTCTTATTGCTGCGGAAATTTAAGAGTTTTCTGTATACAGCTAAAGAACTTTTTGGAGACAAATTTTTTGGCGGAGATCAAGCAATTATACATACTTCTCATGCAGAAGTTAAAAAATTAATGCAAGTCGAACCTCAACTACGAGGAAACGACTTGGGTATTATTAGAATGCTTGCTCCAAGCTATTTGCTTAACAATCCGTTGAGTTTGGGAATGAACGGTACTCAACATACGGGAGCGCGGGCTTTATTTTTACAAGCTTTAACAAATCCTGCGGAAGATATCGAAAATTTAAGTAATTTAGTCAATCAATGCTTATCAGAAGCAGCCCAAAAAAAAGAATTACATATTGGTAAAGATTTACCAAGAATGATGCTGAAAATTTTGCATCAAGTTGTTTTCCAAATCTCCTTATCTGAAGAAGAAGTTACCGCATCAACTGGTTACAATAAAAAGCTGTTCCTCGCAACTCTGCCGAATTTTATTAACAAATATACGCTGGGATTACTAACAGCACCAAGCGTGAAACATCGGAAGCAATTAACTCAGAGATACAAACAATCTCCTTTATGGTCATCTTATGTGGAAACAGGTGCAAAATACAATTTGAACGAGCATCAAATTGCTAATAGTCTTTTTGACATGATTCATATTGCCGGAACTCTTGGTACTAGTGCCCTTTTAGGTTCCACAATTGGAGTTTTATGTCTGGATGAAGCTTTAAGAAATAACGTAATTTCAGAAGTTAATACAGTTTGGAACGAACAAGAAACTCCGAATCCAGATGCTTTGAAAAATTCGATTTTAATTAACAAAGTAATTCTAGAAACCGCTCGTCTTTATCCAGCAGTCAGATTTGTTAGTCAGCTAGCACAAGAAGGAGGAGAAATTGAAATCGGTGAATCAAAATGCCCGTTTCAAAAAGGTACCCGTTTAATCGGCTCTATATTTACTGCTAATAGAGATGCTGCAAGATACGAAAATCCAGATAGTTTCGATAGTGAACGCGATTTTTCTGATATTTTATCTTGGAATGGTCACGGACACGAACGAGCTTGTCCTGGAAGAGACTTATCTATTGGCTTAATTAATATCTTCGTTTTGTACTTGTTCAAAAAGTATAAATGGGATTCAATCACAGAAGTTAAATGGGAATTTGAAAAAGTTACCGCCGTCACGCCAAATGAATTAGTATTACAAGGTTTTGCAAAACGGTAA